The following coding sequences lie in one Bacteroidota bacterium genomic window:
- a CDS encoding ferritin, producing MIKKTIETALNEQVKREEFSSRLYLAMASWCEANGYPGAAAFLYRQSDEERMHQLKIVHYINDRGGYATLMPLPAPEVGYHSLKEVFEQVMEHERYITSSINDIYEVTLNEKDYTTGNFLQWYINEQIEEESTMSKILDKIKLVGDDKAGMFHIDKELEALSAAPVSGGTEAE from the coding sequence ATGATCAAGAAAACCATCGAAACTGCCCTCAATGAACAGGTAAAGCGCGAAGAATTCTCTTCCAGGCTATACCTTGCCATGGCCAGCTGGTGCGAAGCCAACGGCTATCCGGGCGCAGCCGCATTCCTGTATCGTCAGAGCGACGAAGAGCGCATGCATCAGCTTAAGATCGTGCATTACATTAACGACCGCGGCGGTTATGCTACCCTTATGCCGCTTCCTGCTCCAGAGGTGGGTTACCACAGCCTGAAAGAGGTGTTCGAACAGGTGATGGAGCACGAGCGTTATATCACCAGCTCCATCAACGATATTTACGAAGTAACCCTCAACGAAAAAGACTACACCACCGGAAATTTCCTGCAGTGGTACATCAACGAACAGATTGAAGAGGAAAGCACCATGTCGAAAATCCTCGACAAAATTAAGCTCGTGGGCGACGATAAAGCCGGTATGTTCCACATCGATAAAGAACTCGAAGCCCTTTCGGCTGCGCCTGTGAGCGGTGGCACAGAGGCCGAATAA
- the atpG gene encoding ATP synthase F1 subunit gamma — protein sequence MPSLKEVRTRIESVNSTKQITSAMKMVAAAKLRKSQQAIGTMRPYATKLKEMMQQIVGGLPAGFTLPQAEQREGGKVLVIPVTSNRGLCGTFNTNVIRTAAKLISDELSAHQQNNQLELMCIGRKGDEFFKNRKYPVTATHNNLLDKLNYESVAALADHLMESFLNGTYDKIVFVYSQFKSASSQMVVVEQFLPIQLPVVDESKQKATIEYLFEPDGAQILNELVPKTLRTQVFKVILDSLASENGARMIAMHKATDNATEMLRHLKLSYNKARQAAITKEILEIVAGANALK from the coding sequence ATGCCCAGTCTGAAGGAAGTCAGGACGCGCATCGAATCGGTCAACAGCACCAAGCAGATCACCAGTGCCATGAAGATGGTGGCTGCTGCCAAGCTGCGCAAATCGCAGCAAGCTATTGGCACCATGCGTCCGTATGCCACCAAGCTCAAGGAGATGATGCAGCAAATTGTGGGCGGCCTGCCTGCAGGATTCACGCTGCCCCAGGCCGAACAGCGCGAAGGCGGCAAGGTGCTCGTCATACCCGTTACCTCCAACAGGGGGCTGTGCGGTACCTTCAATACCAATGTCATCCGCACTGCTGCAAAACTCATATCCGACGAGCTAAGCGCACACCAGCAGAACAACCAGCTCGAACTGATGTGTATCGGACGAAAAGGCGACGAGTTTTTCAAAAACCGCAAATACCCTGTAACGGCTACACACAACAACCTGCTCGACAAGCTGAATTATGAATCAGTTGCAGCTTTGGCTGATCACCTCATGGAGAGCTTTCTCAATGGAACCTACGACAAAATTGTGTTCGTGTACAGTCAGTTCAAAAGTGCCAGCAGCCAGATGGTCGTCGTTGAGCAGTTTCTGCCCATCCAGCTCCCGGTAGTGGACGAAAGTAAACAAAAAGCTACCATCGAATATTTGTTCGAACCGGATGGTGCCCAGATTTTGAATGAGCTGGTGCCCAAGACCTTGCGTACGCAGGTGTTCAAAGTGATACTCGACAGCCTGGCCTCGGAAAACGGCGCCCGCATGATTGCCATGCACAAAGCCACCGACAATGCCACCGAAATGCTTCGTCACCTCAAGCTTAGCTACAACAAGGCCCGCCAGGCTGCCATCACCAAGGAAATTCTGGAAATTGTGGCTGGCGCCAATGCGCTGAAATAA
- a CDS encoding F0F1 ATP synthase subunit alpha gives MGIIKPAEVTAILRKELSGFETAAQLEEVGTVLQVGDGIARVYGMGNAESGELVMFEKTGMMGIVLNLEEDNVGVVLLGSGTGLNEGDVVKRTGRIASIKVGEGMLGRVINTLGQPIDGKGEITGETYEMPLERKAPGVIFRQPVNEPLQTGIKAIDAMIPIGRGQRELIIGDRQTGKTAIAIDTIINQREYYERGEPVYCIYVAVGQKGSTVANIQKTLEDKGAMPYTVIVSATASDPAAMQFYAPFAGAAIGEFFRDTGRPALVIYDDLSKQAVAYREVSLLLRRPPGREAYPGDVFYLHSRLLERAAKIINSDEIARNMNDLPESIRPMVKGGGSLTALPVIETQAGDVSAYIPTNVISITDGQIFLETNLFNSGIRPAINVGISVSRVGGNAQIKSMKKVAGTLKLDQAQYRELEAFSKFSSDLDAATTAVLEKGKRNLEILKQPQYSPMKVEHQIAIIFCGTNNLLRRVPVNAISAFQDEFLHYLDDNHADVLSQLKAGKYTDEIVNTLTEAAKKIAARYEK, from the coding sequence ATGGGAATCATTAAACCCGCTGAAGTTACCGCTATACTTCGTAAAGAATTATCCGGATTCGAAACTGCTGCCCAGCTCGAGGAAGTGGGCACCGTGCTCCAGGTGGGCGACGGTATTGCACGTGTGTATGGCATGGGAAATGCCGAATCGGGCGAACTGGTCATGTTCGAGAAGACTGGCATGATGGGCATTGTGCTCAACCTCGAAGAAGACAATGTGGGTGTAGTACTGCTTGGTTCAGGCACCGGCCTCAACGAAGGCGACGTGGTGAAACGCACCGGCCGTATTGCTTCCATCAAAGTGGGCGAAGGTATGCTCGGACGCGTTATCAATACACTCGGGCAGCCCATAGATGGTAAAGGCGAGATAACAGGCGAAACCTACGAAATGCCCCTCGAGCGCAAAGCCCCCGGCGTAATATTCCGCCAGCCGGTGAACGAACCCCTGCAAACCGGTATCAAGGCCATCGACGCCATGATTCCCATTGGGCGCGGACAGCGCGAGCTCATCATCGGCGACCGCCAGACAGGAAAAACCGCCATTGCCATCGACACCATCATCAACCAGCGTGAGTATTACGAACGTGGCGAACCTGTGTATTGCATCTATGTGGCTGTGGGCCAGAAGGGCAGCACAGTAGCCAATATCCAGAAGACCCTCGAGGACAAAGGCGCCATGCCTTACACTGTGATCGTTTCGGCCACGGCTTCCGATCCGGCCGCCATGCAGTTTTATGCGCCTTTTGCCGGCGCCGCTATTGGCGAGTTTTTCCGCGACACAGGCCGCCCGGCGCTCGTCATCTACGACGACCTCAGCAAGCAGGCCGTGGCCTACCGCGAAGTGTCGCTGCTGCTGCGCCGCCCGCCCGGACGTGAAGCCTATCCAGGCGACGTATTCTACCTGCACTCGCGCCTGCTCGAACGCGCCGCAAAAATCATCAACTCCGACGAGATTGCCCGCAATATGAACGACCTGCCCGAAAGCATCAGGCCAATGGTTAAAGGCGGCGGATCGCTCACAGCACTGCCGGTCATCGAAACCCAGGCCGGCGACGTTTCTGCATATATCCCTACCAACGTAATTTCGATTACCGACGGCCAGATCTTCCTCGAAACCAACCTGTTCAACTCAGGCATCCGCCCGGCCATCAACGTGGGTATCTCGGTTTCGCGTGTGGGGGGTAATGCACAGATCAAATCAATGAAAAAAGTTGCCGGCACCCTCAAACTCGACCAGGCACAATACCGCGAACTCGAAGCCTTCAGTAAATTCAGCTCCGACCTTGATGCTGCCACTACCGCCGTGCTCGAAAAGGGCAAACGCAACCTCGAAATCCTCAAACAACCCCAATACAGCCCAATGAAGGTGGAACACCAGATTGCTATCATCTTCTGCGGCACCAATAACCTGCTTCGCCGGGTGCCTGTGAATGCCATCAGTGCCTTCCAGGATGAGTTTCTGCACTATCTCGACGACAACCATGCCGATGTGCTCAGCCAGCTCAAGGCAGGCAAATACACCGACGAAATAGTGAATACCCTCACCGAAGCAGCCAAAAAAATAGCAGCACGTTACGAAAAATAA
- the atpH gene encoding ATP synthase F1 subunit delta translates to MKSGILHKRYAQALYDIALEQNQLERVYQDVKLINQVMDENHHELRIPMINPTITPAKKRRIFRDIFGQHIHPITLTYFDILFRKGREKEIPGIAARFDEVYLEHHNQVKAMLTTAIPVDEGTKQKIAALAAQKTHKSVIIEEHIDPAIIGGFKIRIEDYLYDGSVDTMLKRLRAKFRKNLYIREY, encoded by the coding sequence ATGAAATCAGGCATACTGCACAAACGCTACGCCCAGGCGCTTTACGACATCGCCCTTGAGCAAAACCAGCTCGAAAGGGTGTATCAGGATGTGAAGCTCATCAATCAGGTGATGGACGAAAACCACCACGAGCTCAGAATTCCGATGATCAATCCGACCATCACACCGGCTAAAAAACGGCGCATCTTCCGCGATATCTTCGGACAGCACATCCATCCCATCACCCTCACCTATTTCGATATCCTTTTCCGCAAAGGACGCGAAAAGGAAATCCCCGGCATTGCCGCCCGCTTCGATGAAGTGTATCTGGAACACCACAACCAGGTGAAAGCAATGCTAACCACTGCCATACCTGTTGACGAAGGCACCAAACAAAAAATTGCAGCACTTGCCGCTCAAAAAACCCACAAATCCGTAATCATCGAAGAACATATTGATCCCGCCATCATCGGCGGATTCAAAATCCGCATCGAGGACTACCTTTACGATGGCAGTGTGGACACGATGCTTAAACGGCTCAGGGCAAAATTCAGGAAAAACCTATACATCAGGGAATATTAA
- the atpF gene encoding F0F1 ATP synthase subunit B: MELVNPGIGLVFWMLLAFGVVLFVLRKFAWPAIMQALKEREMHIEEALRAADIAREEMKKLKLDNEELLRQAKEERDQLLADAKKVRDKLLDEARQRGNEEAERIVASARERMENERMAAITEMKNQIAEISIEVAERILREKIQTPKDHQSFIEKVLSEKQHLS; this comes from the coding sequence ATGGAACTTGTTAACCCGGGAATCGGACTGGTATTCTGGATGTTGCTCGCATTCGGCGTGGTACTATTTGTGCTTCGCAAATTTGCATGGCCGGCCATCATGCAGGCACTCAAAGAGCGTGAGATGCACATCGAAGAAGCCCTGCGCGCTGCGGATATTGCCCGCGAAGAGATGAAAAAACTCAAGCTCGACAACGAGGAGTTGCTGCGGCAGGCCAAAGAAGAACGCGACCAGCTGCTGGCCGATGCCAAAAAAGTGCGCGACAAACTGCTCGACGAAGCCCGTCAGCGGGGCAACGAAGAGGCCGAACGCATTGTGGCCTCGGCACGCGAACGCATGGAAAACGAGCGCATGGCCGCCATCACCGAGATGAAAAACCAGATTGCCGAGATCTCCATCGAAGTGGCCGAACGCATCCTGCGCGAAAAAATCCAAACCCCCAAAGACCATCAGTCGTTCATCGAAAAGGTGCTCAGCGAAAAGCAACACCTGTCGTAA
- the atpE gene encoding ATP synthase F0 subunit C produces MQLLSILLEAATDLAPIAKAAAAIAASIAVIGAGMGISQIGRGSVESIARQPEAAGDIRSSMIVTAAFIEGVAFFAIVVCLLIVFM; encoded by the coding sequence ATGCAGTTATTAAGCATCTTACTCGAAGCAGCAACGGATCTTGCCCCTATTGCCAAGGCAGCCGCAGCCATCGCAGCCAGCATTGCCGTTATTGGTGCCGGAATGGGCATCAGCCAGATCGGCCGTGGTTCGGTTGAGTCGATTGCCCGTCAGCCCGAAGCAGCAGGCGACATCCGTTCGAGCATGATCGTAACAGCCGCATTCATCGAAGGTGTAGCGTTCTTCGCCATCGTAGTGTGTCTGCTTATCGTATTCATGTAA
- the atpB gene encoding F0F1 ATP synthase subunit A codes for MKRVRIYLFVLFASLFSSAPHAYAGGGHGEEGFNAGEMIISHIVDAYEWHILSIGHTHVSIPLPVILYDEGQWHIFSSAKFHHGTESYKGYELATEGALKGKIVRRAADGSYIRPLDFSITKNVLGLFIASALVILIFLYVARMYRKTRRHAPRGFQAILEPLIIFIRDEVIKASIGEKHYERFAPYLLTLFFFIFFNNLMGLIPIFPFGANLTGNLAVTGILALFTFLTIIIRANKNYWAHIFNTPGVPWWLKFPLPLMPIIELVGMFIKPFVLMVRLFANITAGHIIILGFISLIFVFGQTNVFAGYGISVLSVVLAIFMNFVELLVAFIQAFVFTLLSAMYIGSAVEEHHHEDHAHAAEHH; via the coding sequence ATAAAGAGAGTTAGGATTTATCTGTTTGTTCTTTTTGCCTCATTGTTTTCATCCGCTCCGCATGCCTATGCAGGAGGAGGACACGGAGAGGAGGGCTTCAATGCCGGCGAGATGATCATCTCGCACATTGTGGACGCCTACGAATGGCACATCCTCTCGATAGGGCATACCCATGTGAGCATCCCCTTGCCGGTGATATTGTACGACGAAGGCCAGTGGCACATTTTCAGCAGCGCAAAGTTTCATCACGGCACCGAGAGCTACAAAGGCTACGAACTTGCCACCGAGGGCGCACTCAAAGGAAAGATTGTCCGCCGTGCTGCCGATGGTTCATACATCCGTCCCCTTGATTTTTCGATCACCAAGAACGTGCTCGGCCTGTTCATCGCTTCTGCGCTCGTTATCCTTATCTTCCTCTATGTGGCCCGCATGTACAGGAAAACGCGCAGGCATGCACCCCGCGGATTTCAGGCCATTCTCGAACCCCTCATCATCTTTATCCGCGACGAAGTGATCAAAGCTTCCATTGGCGAGAAACATTACGAAAGATTTGCACCTTACCTGCTCACCCTGTTCTTTTTCATCTTTTTCAACAATCTGATGGGGCTCATTCCCATTTTTCCCTTTGGGGCCAACCTGACAGGCAACCTGGCGGTGACAGGCATACTTGCCCTGTTCACTTTTCTTACCATCATTATCCGGGCCAACAAAAACTACTGGGCGCACATTTTCAACACCCCTGGTGTGCCATGGTGGCTCAAGTTTCCGCTTCCACTCATGCCCATCATCGAGTTGGTGGGGATGTTCATCAAGCCGTTTGTGCTCATGGTGCGTCTCTTTGCCAACATCACTGCCGGTCACATCATCATTCTTGGTTTTATCAGCCTCATTTTTGTATTCGGCCAGACCAACGTATTTGCCGGCTACGGTATCTCCGTGCTTTCGGTGGTGCTGGCCATCTTTATGAATTTTGTCGAATTGCTGGTGGCATTCATCCAGGCCTTCGTGTTCACCTTGTTGTCGGCCATGTATATCGGTTCGGCGGTTGAGGAGCATCACCACGAAGACCATGCCCATGCCGCAGAACATCATTAA
- a CDS encoding nuclear transport factor 2 family protein, whose product MKNIYTLLLVFIAAICGSCSGGRPDESPGQTDLDREREKVENVLEKYMIAIENQDFKAIENIWESGDSAMLLGTDSDERLMGWHSIRNAYRKQFGLINDTYIAVKDQFIRLSNDGRTAWFSQRMNYSFMYEDKAMNFDGIRFTGVLTKNEDGQWKMVQGHLSVPAQINLGK is encoded by the coding sequence ATGAAAAACATTTACACCCTGTTGCTGGTTTTTATTGCTGCCATTTGCGGATCGTGCAGCGGCGGACGGCCTGACGAAAGCCCCGGGCAGACCGACCTGGATCGCGAGCGCGAAAAAGTGGAGAATGTCCTCGAAAAGTATATGATAGCCATCGAAAATCAGGACTTCAAAGCCATAGAAAATATTTGGGAAAGTGGCGACAGCGCCATGTTGCTGGGCACCGACAGCGACGAACGACTGATGGGCTGGCACAGCATCCGGAATGCCTACCGCAAACAATTCGGGCTGATCAACGACACTTATATTGCTGTAAAAGATCAGTTTATACGGCTAAGCAATGACGGCAGGACGGCCTGGTTTTCGCAGCGGATGAATTACAGCTTCATGTATGAGGATAAGGCCATGAACTTCGACGGCATCCGTTTTACCGGAGTGCTCACCAAAAACGAGGACGGACAGTGGAAGATGGTGCAGGGCCACCTTTCGGTGCCTGCCCAGATCAATCTGGGTAAATAA
- a CDS encoding glycosyl hydrolase 53 family protein — protein sequence MFRLLAICSLAIGILMLPACRRSEEKVDLFVRGADVSFLPDIEASGYVLRNSAGKAEDPLATLQKAGVNTIRIRVWNHQAHPVSSPQVVAGRAERCRQLELRVMLSLHYSDTWADPGNQQKPAAWQGIPFDALRDSVYDFTYRITKTIRPEYIQVGNEINGGFLWPDGSSANHQAFVQLLQAGVSAVRAANPGSRIILHYAGIDGAPEFFGRLSEISYDLAGLSYYPYWHGTSLETLSQTIRQLKAQTGREVIVAETAYPFSLQWNDNTHNVIGQPEQLLPGYPATPQGQRDFVCRIRQLAEEAGATGFCYWGAEWVSYKGPAATNGSSWENQALWDFEGKALPAMDCFRK from the coding sequence ATGTTCCGATTGCTGGCCATCTGCAGCCTGGCCATTGGCATCCTGATGTTGCCGGCCTGCCGCAGGTCGGAAGAAAAAGTGGACCTGTTTGTGCGTGGCGCAGATGTGTCGTTTCTGCCTGATATTGAAGCCTCAGGATATGTGCTCCGCAACAGTGCCGGCAAAGCCGAGGATCCGCTTGCGACACTGCAAAAAGCCGGTGTGAACACCATAAGAATCAGGGTCTGGAATCATCAGGCACATCCGGTTTCGTCGCCGCAGGTGGTGGCCGGTCGGGCTGAACGCTGCCGGCAACTTGAGCTGCGCGTCATGCTAAGCCTGCACTACTCCGATACCTGGGCCGACCCGGGAAACCAGCAAAAACCAGCCGCCTGGCAGGGCATACCATTCGATGCGCTTCGCGACAGTGTGTACGATTTTACCTATCGCATCACAAAAACGATCCGGCCCGAATACATCCAGGTGGGCAACGAAATCAACGGCGGGTTTTTGTGGCCCGATGGTTCATCGGCTAACCACCAGGCATTTGTGCAATTGCTCCAGGCCGGAGTTTCGGCGGTCAGGGCAGCAAACCCGGGAAGCAGGATAATCCTGCATTATGCCGGCATCGACGGAGCGCCGGAGTTCTTTGGTCGCCTCAGCGAAATCAGTTACGACCTGGCCGGATTGAGCTATTATCCCTATTGGCATGGCACCAGCCTCGAAACCTTGAGCCAGACCATCCGCCAGCTTAAAGCCCAAACCGGCCGCGAAGTGATTGTGGCCGAAACGGCCTATCCTTTCAGCCTGCAATGGAACGACAATACGCACAACGTGATTGGCCAGCCCGAGCAGCTTCTGCCCGGATATCCGGCCACACCTCAGGGCCAGCGCGACTTTGTCTGCCGGATCAGGCAGCTTGCCGAGGAGGCAGGAGCCACAGGCTTTTGCTACTGGGGTGCAGAATGGGTGAGCTACAAAGGCCCCGCAGCAACCAATGGTTCGAGCTGGGAAAACCAGGCCTTGTGGGACTTTGAGGGCAAAGCCCTGCCTGCCATGGATTGCTTCAGGAAATAG
- a CDS encoding NAD-dependent epimerase/dehydratase family protein — translation MTQTILGAGGPIGTSLAIHLTSFTGNIRLVGRNPRKVNPTDMLHRADLTNAAEARMAVEGSSICYLTVGLEYKTSVWQKYWPVLIRNVAEACMMHKCKLVFFDNVYALDPAHFGQITEQTPIKPSSKKGEVRAFVDMYIQGLVDKGKLDAMIVRSPDFFGPMKQTSMLMIMVYDNLAKGKAAQWICNADMPHNMGYAPELAQATALLGNTPEAYNQIWNLPTHSHCPTGREWTALIAGLLNKPARVNTLPAPMMRMLGVFVPVLRELYDVRAQWDRPYFFDSSKYNKYFKTSPITH, via the coding sequence ATGACACAGACCATTCTGGGCGCCGGTGGTCCCATCGGAACCTCCCTGGCCATTCACCTGACCTCTTTCACCGGAAACATCCGGCTTGTGGGCCGCAATCCCCGCAAGGTTAACCCCACCGATATGCTCCACCGGGCCGACCTGACCAATGCGGCCGAAGCCAGAATGGCTGTCGAGGGCAGCAGCATCTGCTACCTCACCGTCGGGCTGGAATACAAAACAAGCGTGTGGCAGAAATATTGGCCGGTGCTCATCCGCAATGTGGCCGAGGCTTGCATGATGCACAAGTGTAAACTGGTGTTTTTCGACAACGTGTATGCCCTCGATCCGGCTCATTTCGGGCAGATAACCGAGCAAACCCCCATCAAACCCTCAAGCAAAAAGGGTGAGGTGAGGGCTTTTGTGGATATGTACATCCAAGGCCTGGTGGACAAAGGCAAGCTTGATGCCATGATTGTGCGCTCACCCGATTTTTTTGGTCCCATGAAACAAACGAGCATGCTCATGATCATGGTGTACGACAACCTGGCCAAAGGCAAGGCAGCCCAGTGGATCTGCAATGCCGATATGCCCCACAACATGGGCTATGCGCCTGAACTTGCACAGGCCACAGCCTTGCTTGGCAATACCCCCGAAGCATACAACCAGATATGGAACCTGCCCACCCACAGCCATTGCCCCACCGGTCGCGAATGGACAGCCCTGATTGCCGGCTTGCTCAACAAACCGGCCAGGGTGAATACCTTACCTGCTCCGATGATGCGTATGCTGGGCGTGTTTGTGCCCGTGCTCAGGGAATTGTACGACGTGAGGGCGCAGTGGGACAGACCCTATTTTTTTGATAGCAGCAAGTACAATAAGTATTTCAAAACCAGTCCGATAACACACTAG
- a CDS encoding YraN family protein, producing the protein MAEHNDLGKTGEEMALKHLRAMDYEILETNWRFGRDEIDIIARDKDTLVIIEVKTRATNWYGEPEFAVNKAKQRILIRAAEAYIMKHDLNLDTRFDIISVIISPQGKTVHHIEDAFYPTL; encoded by the coding sequence ATGGCCGAACACAACGACCTCGGCAAAACCGGGGAAGAAATGGCCCTCAAACATCTTAGGGCGATGGATTACGAAATTCTGGAGACCAATTGGCGTTTCGGACGCGACGAAATCGACATCATCGCCCGCGACAAGGATACCCTGGTGATCATCGAGGTGAAAACCAGGGCCACAAACTGGTATGGTGAGCCCGAATTTGCCGTCAACAAAGCCAAACAGCGTATCCTTATCCGGGCTGCCGAAGCCTACATCATGAAGCACGACCTGAACCTCGACACCCGCTTCGACATCATCTCGGTCATCATCAGCCCACAGGGCAAAACCGTACATCATATCGAAGATGCTTTCTATCCCACTTTGTAA
- a CDS encoding LD-carboxypeptidase: MILPPPLQKGDTVALVSPARFVAPAEVSHFIRFASDSGWKVRTDEVCFARHHQFGGTDAQRARHLQAMIDDPTVKAVFCTRGGYGSLRIVDEIDFGILYERPKWLVGFSDITVFHARLQALGLASLHAPMPFNFGPDDAPAFHLLRQFLEHKPQGTAIPVHELNRCGTAEGILAGGNLSILYALKGSRTLPDPEGTILFIEDVDEYLYHIDRMVLSLKRAGLLAPLAGLVVGAFTDMKDNHIPFGCTAEEIIRQHTDAYHYPVCFGFPAGHISQQQPLLLGAKVRLSVNLDGATLNYAGLD; the protein is encoded by the coding sequence ATGATATTGCCACCCCCGCTCCAAAAGGGCGATACTGTTGCCCTGGTTTCGCCGGCACGGTTCGTTGCACCGGCCGAAGTGTCGCATTTTATCCGTTTTGCTTCCGATTCCGGCTGGAAAGTCAGAACCGACGAGGTATGTTTTGCCCGTCATCATCAGTTTGGCGGAACTGATGCACAGCGTGCCCGGCATTTGCAGGCAATGATAGACGACCCAACGGTGAAGGCCGTTTTTTGCACACGCGGAGGTTATGGCAGCCTGCGCATTGTGGACGAAATAGACTTCGGGATTTTGTACGAGCGGCCAAAATGGCTGGTGGGTTTTTCGGATATCACTGTGTTTCATGCCAGGCTTCAGGCATTGGGTCTGGCAAGCCTGCATGCCCCCATGCCGTTCAATTTCGGACCCGACGATGCACCTGCATTCCACCTGCTTCGGCAGTTTCTCGAACACAAGCCGCAAGGCACAGCCATACCGGTCCACGAGCTTAACCGTTGCGGAACTGCCGAAGGCATACTTGCGGGAGGCAATCTTTCGATACTTTATGCCCTGAAAGGCTCGCGCACTTTGCCCGACCCTGAAGGAACAATCCTGTTCATCGAGGACGTGGACGAATACCTTTACCACATTGACCGCATGGTGCTTTCGCTGAAGCGTGCCGGCCTGCTGGCCCCACTGGCCGGCCTGGTGGTTGGCGCATTTACAGATATGAAAGACAACCACATACCCTTTGGCTGCACAGCCGAAGAAATCATCCGCCAGCACACCGATGCCTACCATTATCCCGTTTGCTTTGGCTTTCCGGCCGGACATATCAGTCAGCAACAGCCCCTTTTGCTGGGTGCCAAAGTCCGGCTTTCGGTAAACCTCGATGGGGCCACATTGAATTATGCTGGCTTGGACTAA